The Mycoplasma sp. 1654_15 genome contains a region encoding:
- the rsmH gene encoding 16S rRNA (cytosine(1402)-N(4))-methyltransferase RsmH: protein MEHIPVLLNEVIEQLKIKADGIYLDLTLGRGGHSSQILKKLTTGKLIVFDKDKQAIEETKEKLLQISSNIEFIWSDFKDFDLELKKLQVDKVDGILLDLGVSSPQLDEANRGFSYNKQARLDMRMNQAQSFSAYELVNEYSKEKLVSIFTNYGQVSHANNIAENIIKHRPITYTTELVDIIKESLPNFILRKKNPAKNVFQAIRIEVNQELESLNTFLEKVDKFLHKDSKVAIITFHSLEDKIVKNYFKKLLDKNQTLFFEQTQAKYIVKTIWAKQNEIENNKRSKSAKLRVLTKLEN from the coding sequence ATGGAACATATCCCGGTGTTGCTTAATGAAGTAATTGAACAACTCAAAATCAAAGCAGATGGTATCTATTTGGATCTTACATTAGGTCGTGGTGGACACTCAAGTCAAATTTTAAAAAAACTTACTACAGGAAAGCTTATTGTTTTTGACAAAGACAAACAAGCTATTGAAGAAACAAAAGAAAAATTACTTCAAATTTCTTCAAACATCGAATTTATCTGATCTGATTTTAAAGATTTTGATCTAGAACTTAAAAAACTTCAAGTTGATAAAGTAGATGGTATTTTACTAGATTTGGGAGTATCTTCTCCTCAGTTAGACGAAGCAAATAGAGGATTTTCATACAACAAACAAGCTCGTTTAGATATGAGAATGAATCAAGCTCAATCATTTTCAGCTTATGAGTTAGTAAATGAATATTCCAAAGAAAAATTAGTTAGTATATTCACAAATTATGGGCAAGTAAGTCATGCTAATAATATTGCTGAAAATATTATCAAACACAGACCTATTACTTACACAACTGAATTAGTAGATATAATCAAAGAATCTTTACCTAACTTTATTTTGCGTAAGAAAAATCCAGCTAAAAATGTTTTTCAAGCCATTAGAATTGAAGTAAATCAAGAACTAGAATCGTTAAATACATTTTTAGAAAAAGTTGATAAATTTTTGCACAAAGATTCTAAAGTAGCAATTATTACATTTCATTCTTTAGAAGATAAAATTGTAAAAAATTATTTCAAAAAATTGCTCGATAAAAATCAAACTTTATTTTTTGAACAAACCCAAGCAAAATATATAGTTAAAACCATTTGAGCAAAACAAAATGAAATAGAAAACAATAAAAGATCGAAAAGCGCTAAATTAAGAGTGCTTACAAAGCTCGAAAATTAA
- a CDS encoding NAD(P)H-dependent glycerol-3-phosphate dehydrogenase, with protein MKHQKVSIIGSGAMGTAIAKVIYDSGYKNVWIYGIDNKELEQLSQGKNTKYFPETVKIPCFNTSSDLKKVLDNSSYVVIALPSKVVDVVLEQILLNLNSNVYIINASKGFYPNSFLSLQQGIRKASSKNKYVKEVISLLGPSHAEEIIKSAHTLVCLVNKDLNISKQVQPLFNNSYFRTYLLEDEIGAEVGSAYKNILAIASGMLFAKGFGINTVAAFLTRGLSEARKFNAFLGGKESTLMGLTGLGDLIVTALSDLSRNYSFGLDFIKNKENALKTSKTVEGLTALDSVIKIAKNKHLDLPIIFSLYDIIYNNQDFESIVEKLWARKLKQED; from the coding sequence ATGAAACATCAAAAAGTTAGTATTATAGGTTCTGGAGCGATGGGTACTGCTATTGCAAAAGTAATCTATGATTCAGGTTATAAAAACGTTTGAATTTACGGAATTGATAATAAAGAATTAGAACAACTAAGTCAAGGAAAAAATACAAAATATTTTCCTGAAACAGTGAAAATTCCTTGTTTTAATACCTCTAGTGATTTAAAAAAAGTGCTTGATAATTCTTCATATGTTGTAATTGCTTTGCCTTCTAAAGTAGTAGATGTTGTATTAGAACAAATTCTTTTAAATCTAAATTCAAACGTTTATATAATAAATGCTTCTAAAGGTTTTTATCCTAATAGCTTTTTATCTTTGCAACAAGGAATCAGAAAAGCAAGTAGCAAAAATAAATACGTAAAAGAAGTAATTTCTCTACTAGGCCCTTCACATGCTGAAGAAATCATAAAATCAGCACATACTTTAGTTTGCTTAGTAAATAAAGATTTAAATATTTCCAAACAAGTTCAACCTTTATTTAATAATTCATATTTTAGAACTTATTTATTAGAAGACGAAATTGGTGCTGAAGTAGGTTCAGCTTATAAAAATATTTTAGCTATTGCTTCAGGTATGCTTTTTGCAAAAGGATTTGGCATTAATACTGTTGCTGCTTTTTTAACTCGTGGTTTATCAGAAGCTAGAAAATTTAATGCTTTTTTAGGTGGTAAAGAATCTACACTAATGGGTCTTACTGGTTTAGGAGATTTAATAGTAACTGCACTTTCAGATTTATCAAGAAATTATTCATTTGGTTTGGATTTTATAAAAAATAAAGAAAATGCTTTAAAAACAAGTAAAACAGTTGAAGGATTAACAGCTTTAGATAGTGTAATAAAAATAGCAAAAAACAAACATTTAGATCTGCCAATTATTTTTTCTTTATATGACATTATTTATAATAATCAAGATTTTGAATCTATAGTAGAAAAACTTTGAGCTAGAAAATTAAAACAAGAAGATTAA
- the mraZ gene encoding division/cell wall cluster transcriptional repressor MraZ has translation MYGTHLRTLDEKNRIAIPSSYREELGNIFYISLSLDYVLEVRSAEEFDKIKSKIAQANSLNKTTRNFARFFFANTAQVSPDKQGRVLLPKNLLELSAIQNKELTLVGVGRKLEIWPKDRFDQLQSKFQDANSIEELEKELLEAGVEL, from the coding sequence ATGTACGGGACACATTTAAGAACATTAGACGAAAAAAATAGAATAGCTATTCCAAGCTCATATCGTGAAGAATTGGGTAATATATTTTATATAAGTCTAAGCTTAGATTATGTACTCGAAGTAAGATCTGCTGAAGAATTTGACAAGATTAAAAGCAAAATCGCGCAAGCCAACTCATTAAACAAAACAACTAGAAATTTTGCAAGATTTTTCTTTGCTAACACAGCTCAAGTTTCACCAGACAAACAAGGAAGAGTACTTTTACCGAAGAATCTACTTGAATTATCTGCTATTCAAAATAAAGAGCTCACACTTGTTGGAGTAGGGCGAAAATTAGAAATTTGACCAAAAGACAGATTTGATCAACTACAAAGCAAATTCCAAGATGCAAATAGCATTGAAGAACTAGAAAAAGAATTATTAGAAGCTGGGGTTGAACTATAA